In a genomic window of Streptomyces noursei ATCC 11455:
- a CDS encoding type VII secretion target, with protein MSTTNVDPAALRAAAGHSEEMQAGVGTALGSLSAYHQSVPGQTEGLDLTGELLRTHQSWHDRLDDVRRECGEVARSLRASADNYERNDEETANSFTRPAGNSLSTRPATQNTARHASPFG; from the coding sequence ATGTCGACCACGAACGTCGATCCAGCCGCGCTGCGTGCAGCCGCTGGCCACAGCGAGGAGATGCAAGCCGGCGTCGGGACCGCCTTGGGCAGTTTGAGCGCGTATCACCAGTCCGTGCCGGGGCAGACCGAGGGCCTTGATCTGACTGGAGAACTGCTGAGAACCCATCAGTCCTGGCACGACCGACTCGATGACGTCAGAAGGGAATGCGGCGAGGTCGCACGGTCACTGAGGGCCTCTGCCGACAACTACGAGCGGAACGATGAGGAAACCGCCAATTCGTTCACTCGTCCCGCTGGAAATTCTCTCTCCACCCGTCCAGCAACACAGAACACCGCCCGCCACGCCAGCCCCTTTGGATGA
- a CDS encoding WXG100-like domain-containing protein, whose amino-acid sequence MSLTLPSEVTWVLDLLGYNWPDADEDKLHECAQTWRTFAESVNEAHGQGATAANAVVSANSGEAVESFQKEWGAYDGSGGSGDNYFRDAVAAAEAIALAFDAAAVAVLAGKIAVIAQLVMLAAEIIAAQAAAPFTFGTSELAAAGATQATRLIVREILEKIKREVMQAATKAMEHATMDAIKKLAKKAVSKEARKVVTDYAKQQIKETVKDTVKEKVVDAAKEKAKEAGTEMAQNVAQQGIEAHFGERDGINLGETADIGKKKAEEYVDGVKTGANDLTNPKTYIDHARDDLTNRGLDHAQKQVDQRTGGAATRHQGATDAAKDGVKGSVQDVFG is encoded by the coding sequence CGGACGCCGACGAGGACAAGCTCCACGAGTGCGCCCAGACCTGGCGCACCTTCGCCGAATCGGTGAACGAGGCACACGGCCAGGGCGCCACGGCGGCCAATGCCGTGGTCTCCGCCAACTCCGGTGAAGCCGTCGAGAGTTTCCAGAAGGAATGGGGCGCTTACGACGGCAGCGGCGGCAGCGGCGACAATTACTTCCGGGACGCCGTCGCGGCGGCCGAGGCCATTGCCCTGGCCTTCGACGCGGCAGCCGTCGCGGTACTCGCCGGCAAGATCGCGGTCATTGCCCAACTCGTCATGCTGGCCGCCGAGATCATCGCGGCCCAGGCCGCCGCCCCCTTCACTTTCGGTACGTCCGAACTCGCCGCGGCCGGCGCCACCCAGGCGACCCGCCTGATCGTCCGGGAGATCCTCGAGAAGATCAAGCGCGAGGTGATGCAGGCCGCGACCAAGGCCATGGAACACGCCACCATGGACGCCATCAAGAAGCTGGCGAAGAAGGCGGTTTCCAAGGAAGCCCGCAAGGTCGTCACGGACTACGCCAAGCAGCAGATCAAGGAAACGGTCAAGGACACCGTCAAGGAGAAGGTCGTCGACGCGGCCAAGGAAAAGGCCAAAGAGGCCGGCACGGAAATGGCGCAGAACGTCGCGCAGCAGGGCATCGAAGCCCACTTCGGCGAACGCGACGGAATCAACCTGGGCGAGACCGCCGACATCGGCAAGAAGAAGGCCGAAGAATACGTCGACGGCGTCAAGACAGGCGCCAACGACCTCACCAACCCCAAGACGTACATCGACCACGCCAGGGACGACCTCACCAATCGCGGCCTGGACCACGCCCAGAAGCAGGTCGACCAACGCACCGGCGGCGCCGCCACCCGCCACCAGGGCGCCACGGACGCCGCCAAGGACGGCGTGAAGGGCAGCGTCCAGGACGTCTTCGGCTGA